Proteins encoded in a region of the Streptomyces akebiae genome:
- a CDS encoding sensor histidine kinase encodes MRAPVQKTRPRRAGKQAASKASAASPNQQGTAQSGAPAVGTGRKAHVRNRLIVAVAVVAAAIAGAGAPSILAASEQLHETQSLVTLAEQTQEALTLAHALADERDEVTAYIAAGRPKSAAPSEQRSDRVDTQAEELSADTDTSAALREDIASIAGVRESALSGKSTALEAHTAYTAVVTELHALAEELAAELPPRAGGGAYALAELDTAVQQAAAARGLLVAALSVPTTTQTVIDPTTGLPTTTTGASAADEKQRDALTAVAQQARVRSDAALAHFRETAPAAGRSSYDATVTGPEADAADEYLADLTDQPTLSGSEAGTSAEKVGAALSARVDLMRGAESSLYDRRTKDLAQLRDEDVTALEIRVAVLGALMLLAVGVATGMARSLTRPLAVLRIGSARVAGDPANEEPVKFTGRNDEFAQVVRSVNALHAHALALHERLAPLEGDRKHLIGQRQTMADDRDRLRAELAEATAHLTKVQHSVHATFVNLALRTLGLVERQLAVIESMEEREQDPDRLATLFKLDHFATVMRRHSENLLVLAGHEHVQHHAGPVPLVDVVRAAVSEIERYERVRIAALPPGAHVAGFAADDLSHLLAELLENGTSFSPPEMSVEVTGWLMENGEITLSVQDGGIGVAPERLARLNSRLTDFDPEAPYEQEDGEGLGLGLYVVARLAHRLGLPVRLQPHGSGGTAAVVVLPKALLAPTPAVPVGTPVSVTPQFSLPGADAEANSNVLPGRSVAVREPAGDGDPLIEAAERALQAREAVGTAADAAEAAGSVVPEDDEPEAASGPDTEAASGPDTEAASGPDTGAGAGPASGAESVSETTMELFAPVTPGKGADEESDEGFAAHDTDTDTDTDGDAPYPGESDTHERAADEGNTAGATEVSRAGTEGPRGEPTPRLTDKGLPKRTPRITAPAPTTPRPRVGGVNAEELRRRLGGFHQGAREGRRDVEAEIAEQSGETRMPVPHEYRTEAVDTTGGTSEEESS; translated from the coding sequence ATGCGAGCACCGGTGCAGAAGACGCGGCCTCGGCGCGCAGGCAAGCAGGCAGCCTCGAAGGCCTCGGCGGCCTCCCCGAACCAGCAGGGGACGGCACAGTCCGGGGCCCCGGCCGTCGGCACCGGGCGGAAGGCGCACGTACGCAACCGGCTCATCGTCGCCGTGGCCGTCGTGGCCGCCGCCATAGCGGGCGCCGGGGCACCTTCGATCCTCGCCGCCTCGGAGCAACTGCACGAGACCCAGAGCCTCGTCACGCTCGCCGAGCAGACCCAGGAGGCACTCACCCTCGCGCACGCGCTCGCGGACGAGCGGGACGAGGTCACCGCGTACATCGCCGCCGGGCGCCCCAAGTCGGCCGCGCCCAGCGAACAGCGCAGTGACCGGGTCGACACCCAGGCCGAGGAGCTGAGCGCCGACACCGACACCTCCGCCGCTCTGCGCGAGGACATCGCCTCCATCGCCGGCGTGCGGGAATCGGCGCTCTCCGGGAAGAGCACCGCTCTGGAGGCGCACACGGCGTACACCGCCGTCGTCACCGAGCTCCACGCCCTCGCCGAGGAACTGGCCGCCGAGCTGCCGCCACGCGCGGGCGGCGGCGCCTACGCCCTCGCCGAACTCGACACAGCAGTCCAGCAGGCCGCCGCCGCCCGGGGGCTGCTCGTCGCCGCGCTCAGCGTCCCGACGACCACTCAGACGGTCATCGACCCCACCACCGGACTGCCCACCACCACGACCGGCGCCTCGGCCGCCGACGAGAAGCAGCGCGACGCCCTCACCGCCGTCGCCCAGCAGGCCCGCGTCCGTTCCGACGCCGCCCTCGCCCACTTCCGCGAGACCGCGCCCGCCGCCGGACGCTCCTCCTACGACGCCACGGTCACCGGCCCCGAGGCCGACGCCGCCGACGAGTACCTGGCGGACCTCACCGACCAGCCCACGCTCTCCGGCAGCGAGGCGGGCACCAGCGCGGAGAAGGTCGGCGCGGCCCTCTCCGCCCGCGTGGACCTGATGCGCGGCGCCGAGTCCTCCCTCTACGACCGGCGCACCAAGGACCTCGCCCAGCTGCGCGACGAGGACGTCACCGCGCTGGAGATCAGGGTCGCCGTCCTCGGCGCCCTGATGCTGCTGGCCGTCGGTGTGGCCACCGGCATGGCCCGTTCCCTCACCCGCCCGCTCGCGGTGCTGCGCATCGGCTCCGCCCGGGTCGCCGGCGACCCGGCGAACGAGGAACCGGTCAAGTTCACCGGCCGCAACGACGAGTTCGCCCAGGTCGTGCGCTCGGTCAACGCGCTCCACGCGCATGCCCTCGCCCTGCACGAGCGGCTCGCGCCCCTGGAGGGCGACCGCAAGCACCTCATCGGCCAGCGCCAGACCATGGCCGACGACCGCGACCGGCTGCGCGCCGAACTCGCCGAGGCGACGGCCCATCTGACGAAGGTCCAGCACAGCGTCCACGCCACGTTCGTGAACCTCGCGCTGCGCACCCTCGGCCTCGTCGAGCGGCAGCTCGCCGTCATCGAGTCCATGGAGGAGCGCGAGCAGGACCCCGACCGGCTCGCCACCCTCTTCAAGCTCGACCACTTCGCGACCGTCATGCGCCGCCACAGCGAGAACCTCCTCGTGCTGGCCGGTCACGAGCACGTTCAGCACCACGCCGGGCCCGTCCCGCTCGTCGACGTCGTCCGCGCCGCGGTCAGCGAGATCGAGCGGTACGAACGCGTCCGCATCGCCGCGCTGCCGCCGGGCGCGCACGTCGCCGGGTTCGCCGCCGACGACCTCAGCCACCTCCTCGCGGAACTCCTGGAGAACGGCACGTCGTTCTCGCCGCCGGAGATGTCCGTCGAGGTCACCGGCTGGCTGATGGAGAACGGCGAGATCACCCTCTCCGTGCAGGACGGCGGTATCGGGGTCGCCCCCGAGCGGCTCGCCCGGCTCAACTCCCGCCTCACCGACTTCGACCCCGAGGCGCCCTACGAGCAGGAGGACGGCGAGGGCCTCGGCCTCGGCCTGTACGTCGTGGCCCGCCTTGCCCACCGGCTCGGCCTGCCCGTCCGGCTCCAGCCGCACGGCTCGGGCGGCACCGCCGCGGTCGTCGTCCTGCCCAAGGCGCTGCTGGCCCCCACGCCCGCCGTGCCCGTGGGAACACCGGTCTCCGTCACGCCCCAGTTCTCGCTGCCGGGCGCCGACGCCGAGGCCAACTCGAACGTCCTGCCCGGCCGATCCGTCGCCGTACGCGAGCCCGCGGGCGACGGCGACCCGCTCATCGAGGCGGCCGAGCGGGCACTTCAGGCGAGGGAGGCCGTGGGGACGGCCGCCGACGCCGCAGAGGCCGCCGGGAGCGTCGTACCGGAAGACGACGAACCCGAGGCCGCATCCGGCCCCGACACCGAGGCCGCATCCGGCCCCGACACCGAGGCCGCATCCGGCCCCGACACCGGGGCCGGAGCCGGACCCGCGTCCGGGGCCGAGTCCGTGTCCGAGACGACGATGGAGCTCTTCGCTCCGGTGACCCCGGGGAAGGGCGCCGACGAGGAGAGCGACGAGGGCTTCGCCGCTCACGACACCGACACCGACACCGACACCGACGGGGACGCCCCCTACCCGGGCGAATCCGACACCCATGAGCGGGCCGCCGACGAGGGGAACACGGCGGGCGCGACCGAGGTGTCACGGGCCGGCACGGAGGGGCCACGGGGTGAACCGACCCCGCGCCTCACCGACAAGGGCCTGCCCAAGCGGACGCCCAGGATCACCGCGCCGGCACCCACGACCCCCCGGCCACGGGTGGGCGGCGTGAACGCCGAGGAACTGCGCCGTCGGCTCGGCGGGTTCCACCAGGGGGCCAGGGAGGGGCGGCGCGACGTCGAGGCGGAGATCGCCGAGCAGTCGGGTGAGACACGGATGCCCGTGCCCCATGAGTACCGGACAGAGGCAGTTGACACCACGGGGGGCACTTCCGAGGAGGAAAGCAGTTGA
- a CDS encoding protein phosphatase 2C domain-containing protein: MRTELVSEPGDPRRPNEDFASVALPAGGQGGALVLLDGVTPPPDGYGCRHSVAWFTSRLGGTLTELSVSERDSPLPDVLSQAISRTARAHAQTCDLSHPRTPQATVVLARWSQAAVEYLVLSDSALLFERPDGAVTAVLDDRLSRLPRASLATAAIADSTVRNKEGGFWTAAADPAVAARAVTGTVPREEVRALAALTDGAGRWVETFREGDWADCLTLVRKTGARGLVQRVRELEATDVEREFLGRAKTHDDASVVFVEW, translated from the coding sequence ATGCGCACGGAACTCGTCTCGGAACCCGGCGATCCCCGTCGCCCCAACGAGGACTTCGCGTCGGTGGCCCTGCCCGCGGGGGGACAGGGCGGCGCCCTCGTCCTCCTCGACGGCGTGACCCCGCCGCCCGACGGCTACGGCTGTCGACATTCGGTCGCATGGTTCACTTCCCGCCTCGGCGGCACCCTGACCGAACTGTCCGTTTCGGAGCGGGATTCGCCGTTGCCCGACGTGCTCTCACAGGCCATTTCTCGTACCGCCCGGGCCCACGCCCAAACCTGTGACCTTTCTCACCCGCGAACCCCACAGGCCACGGTGGTCCTCGCCCGCTGGTCGCAAGCGGCCGTGGAGTACCTGGTGTTGTCGGACTCGGCCCTGCTGTTCGAGCGGCCGGACGGCGCGGTGACGGCCGTGCTGGACGACCGGCTCTCCCGGCTGCCCCGGGCCTCGTTGGCGACGGCCGCGATCGCCGACTCGACGGTGCGGAACAAGGAGGGCGGGTTCTGGACGGCGGCCGCCGATCCGGCCGTGGCCGCGCGGGCGGTGACGGGAACCGTCCCCCGCGAGGAGGTCCGCGCACTGGCCGCGTTGACGGACGGGGCGGGCCGTTGGGTGGAGACGTTCCGCGAGGGCGACTGGGCGGACTGCCTCACCCTCGTCCGCAAGACGGGGGCACGGGGGCTGGTGCAGCGGGTGCGGGAGCTGGAAGCCACCGATGTGGAGCGGGAGTTCCTGGGCCGCGCCAAGACGCACGACGACGCGAGCGTGGTGTTCGTGGAGTGGTGA
- a CDS encoding MarR family winged helix-turn-helix transcriptional regulator: protein MHDEGGNGDGGGDGGVGAGGGVATGMPAAGMDQAFLALERELTVLLRRARAKSGEMARAVHPDLESAAYGLLARLDEAGRLRATELAAYIGVGKATMSRQLRALEHLGLIAREPDPADGRAWLVHLTEEGRARFRAVRDARRVAYVRQLAGWDRDEVAELARLLHQLNRGVES, encoded by the coding sequence GTGCACGACGAGGGCGGAAACGGCGACGGAGGCGGCGACGGCGGTGTCGGGGCCGGCGGCGGTGTCGCGACCGGCATGCCGGCGGCCGGCATGGACCAGGCGTTCCTGGCACTGGAGCGAGAACTGACGGTCCTGCTGCGGCGCGCCCGTGCCAAGTCCGGGGAGATGGCCCGGGCCGTCCACCCCGACCTGGAGTCCGCCGCCTACGGTCTCCTCGCCCGCCTCGACGAGGCCGGTCGCCTGCGCGCCACCGAACTCGCCGCCTACATCGGCGTCGGCAAGGCCACCATGTCCCGTCAGCTCCGCGCCCTGGAACACCTCGGCCTCATCGCCCGCGAGCCCGACCCCGCCGACGGGCGTGCCTGGCTCGTCCATCTCACGGAGGAGGGCCGGGCCCGCTTCCGTGCGGTCCGGGACGCCCGCCGGGTCGCCTACGTGCGGCAACTCGCCGGCTGGGACCGGGACGAGGTGGCCGAGCTCGCGCGTCTGCTGCACCAGCTGAACCGCGGTGTGGAGAGCTGA
- the lon gene encoding endopeptidase La: MASTSAPLTLPVLPLDEEVVLPGMVVPLDLNDTDVRAAVEAAQAAARAVPGKPKVLLVPRIDGAYASTGVLGTVEQVGRLADGDPGALIRAIGRVRIGAGTTGPGAALWVEGTRLDESVPEPLPGQVVELVKEYKALATSWLRKRGAWQVVDRVQAIDDVSALADNSGYSPFLTVEQKIQLLETADPVARLKLATQLLRDHLAEQDVAETIAKDVQEGVDKQQREFLLRRQLEAVRKELRELNGEKDGEESDDYRARVEAADLPEAVREAALKEVDKLERSSDQSPEGGWIRTWLDTVLELPWNERTEDAYDIQGAKGVLDAEHAGLEDVKERITEYLAVRKRRAERGLGVVGGRRGGAVLALVGPPGVGKTSLGESVAHAMGRKFVRVALGGVRDEAEIRGHRRTYVGALPGRIVRAIKEAGSMNPVVLLDEIDKVGSDFRGDPAAALLEVLDPAQNHTFRDHYLEVELDLSDVVFLATANVLEAIPEALLDRMELVRLDGYTEDEKVVIARDHLLPRQLERAGLDADEVVLDESALRKLAGEYTREAGVRNLERSVARLLRKVAAQHELGRRELPFTVTDEDLRALIGRPHHVPESAQDPAERRTAVPGVATGLAVTGAGGDVLFVEASLADPETGAAGLTLTGQLGDVMKESAQIALSFLRSHGAELELPVADLKDRGVHIHFPAGAVPKDGPSAGITMTTALASLLSGRLVRTDVAMTGEVSLTGRVLPIGGVKQKLLAAHRAGVTTVIIPKRNEADLDDVPAEVLDKLDVHAVTDVRQVLELALAPAAVEVPVAA, encoded by the coding sequence ATGGCATCGACGTCCGCACCGCTCACCCTGCCCGTACTGCCGCTCGACGAGGAGGTCGTGCTGCCGGGAATGGTGGTGCCGTTGGACCTCAATGACACCGACGTACGGGCCGCGGTGGAGGCCGCGCAGGCCGCGGCGCGGGCGGTGCCCGGGAAGCCGAAGGTGCTGCTGGTGCCGAGGATCGACGGGGCGTACGCGAGCACGGGCGTGCTCGGGACCGTCGAGCAGGTCGGACGGTTGGCCGACGGGGACCCGGGAGCGCTCATCCGCGCCATAGGGCGGGTGCGGATCGGGGCCGGGACCACCGGGCCCGGCGCCGCCCTCTGGGTGGAGGGGACCCGCCTCGACGAGAGCGTGCCGGAGCCGCTGCCCGGTCAGGTCGTCGAACTCGTCAAGGAGTACAAGGCACTTGCCACCAGCTGGCTGCGCAAGCGCGGCGCCTGGCAGGTCGTGGACCGGGTACAGGCCATCGACGACGTCTCCGCACTCGCCGACAACTCCGGCTACTCGCCCTTCCTCACCGTCGAGCAGAAGATCCAGCTCCTGGAGACCGCCGACCCCGTCGCCCGGCTGAAGCTCGCCACCCAGCTGCTGCGCGACCACCTCGCCGAGCAGGACGTCGCCGAGACCATCGCCAAGGACGTCCAGGAAGGCGTCGACAAGCAGCAGCGCGAGTTCCTGCTGCGGCGTCAGCTCGAAGCCGTCCGCAAGGAACTGCGCGAGCTCAACGGCGAGAAGGACGGCGAGGAGTCCGACGACTACCGGGCGCGCGTGGAGGCCGCCGACCTGCCGGAGGCGGTGCGGGAGGCCGCGCTCAAGGAGGTCGACAAGCTGGAGCGGTCCAGCGACCAGTCGCCCGAGGGCGGATGGATCCGCACCTGGCTCGACACCGTCCTGGAACTCCCGTGGAACGAGCGGACCGAGGACGCGTACGACATCCAGGGGGCGAAGGGTGTCCTCGACGCCGAGCACGCCGGGCTGGAGGACGTCAAGGAGCGCATCACCGAGTACCTCGCGGTGCGCAAGCGGCGGGCCGAGCGCGGGCTCGGCGTCGTCGGCGGGCGGCGCGGCGGTGCCGTGCTCGCGCTCGTCGGGCCGCCCGGTGTCGGCAAGACCAGCCTCGGCGAGTCCGTGGCGCACGCCATGGGGCGGAAGTTCGTCCGGGTCGCGCTCGGCGGTGTGCGCGACGAGGCCGAGATCCGCGGGCACCGGCGTACGTACGTGGGCGCGCTGCCCGGCCGTATCGTCCGTGCCATCAAGGAGGCCGGTTCGATGAACCCGGTCGTCCTGCTCGACGAGATCGACAAGGTGGGCTCGGACTTCCGGGGCGACCCGGCGGCGGCGCTGCTCGAAGTCCTCGACCCCGCGCAGAACCACACCTTCCGGGACCACTACCTGGAGGTCGAGCTGGACCTGAGCGACGTCGTCTTCCTCGCCACGGCCAACGTGCTGGAGGCGATCCCCGAGGCACTGCTCGACCGGATGGAGCTCGTCCGGCTCGACGGGTACACGGAGGACGAGAAGGTCGTCATCGCCCGGGACCACCTGCTGCCCCGGCAGCTGGAGCGGGCCGGGCTGGACGCCGACGAGGTCGTGCTCGACGAGAGCGCGCTGCGCAAGCTCGCCGGTGAGTACACGCGCGAGGCGGGCGTACGGAACCTGGAGCGGTCCGTGGCGCGGCTGCTGCGCAAGGTCGCGGCCCAGCACGAACTGGGCCGGCGGGAGCTGCCGTTCACCGTCACCGACGAGGATCTGCGCGCGCTCATCGGGCGCCCGCACCATGTGCCCGAGTCGGCCCAGGACCCGGCGGAGCGGCGTACGGCGGTGCCGGGTGTCGCGACCGGGCTCGCGGTCACCGGCGCGGGCGGCGACGTGCTCTTCGTCGAGGCGTCGCTGGCCGACCCGGAGACGGGCGCGGCGGGGCTGACCCTCACCGGCCAGCTCGGCGACGTGATGAAGGAGTCCGCGCAGATCGCGCTCTCCTTCCTGCGCTCGCACGGCGCGGAGCTGGAGCTGCCCGTCGCCGACCTGAAGGACCGGGGCGTGCACATCCACTTCCCGGCGGGCGCGGTCCCCAAGGACGGCCCCAGCGCCGGCATCACCATGACGACGGCCCTCGCCTCGCTGCTGTCCGGGCGGCTGGTCCGTACGGACGTGGCGATGACGGGTGAGGTCTCGCTGACCGGGCGGGTGCTGCCCATCGGTGGCGTGAAGCAGAAGCTGCTCGCCGCACACCGGGCCGGTGTCACCACCGTCATCATTCCGAAGCGGAACGAGGCCGACCTCGACGACGTGCCCGCCGAGGTCCTGGACAAGCTCGACGTCCACGCGGTCACCGATGTCCGTCAGGTCCTGGAACTGGCCCTGGCCCCGGCGGCGGTGGAGGTGCCCGTGGCCGCGTGA
- a CDS encoding GNAT family N-acetyltransferase gives MTDLGPVAWPPVPIRTERLVLRGSEARDRAVFIELHASPEVHTYLGGPRPRDELEREMPAVPGRWPGSFVVELDGAMIGRILLRRAPEHRRPAAEGKVDLGYLFLPRVWGCGYAAEACAAALGWVGGLLPGEPVVLATQTANVGSMRLAAKLGFTEVERFQAWGAEQWLGVRSPVAPSD, from the coding sequence ATGACTGACCTCGGACCCGTCGCCTGGCCGCCTGTCCCGATCCGGACCGAGAGGCTCGTGCTCCGCGGGTCCGAGGCCCGGGACCGTGCGGTGTTCATCGAGCTGCACGCTTCGCCGGAGGTGCACACCTATCTCGGCGGGCCCCGGCCGCGTGACGAGTTGGAGCGTGAGATGCCCGCGGTGCCCGGGCGGTGGCCGGGGAGTTTCGTCGTCGAGCTCGACGGGGCGATGATCGGCCGGATCCTGCTCCGGAGGGCGCCGGAGCATCGTCGCCCGGCTGCCGAGGGGAAGGTTGATCTCGGGTACCTGTTCCTGCCTCGGGTGTGGGGATGCGGGTATGCCGCCGAGGCGTGTGCGGCGGCACTCGGCTGGGTCGGCGGCCTCCTTCCCGGTGAGCCGGTGGTGCTCGCCACCCAGACCGCCAACGTCGGCTCGATGCGCCTCGCGGCCAAGTTGGGGTTCACCGAGGTGGAGCGGTTCCAGGCCTGGGGTGCCGAGCAGTGGCTCGGTGTGCGGTCCCCGGTCGCGCCCTCCGATTGA
- a CDS encoding GNAT family N-acetyltransferase, translated as MDGTVRAWVDGWVVSRGAAPPVVEPWGFTIDMGMAHHVTRHVFSATNGEVDEETVRKVADSVTGAGTWLKVFADAATVGPWLGEGWWIDPDPGFLMTVRLRPRETPAPLPDGYRLRTWSRGGVTRVMVAAPDGSLAARGQIAPTGATAVADRIETSPAHRRRGLGTLVMRTLAQAAIAQGAETGVLAGTPDGRALYASLGWTVTAPLTSVKFTGSP; from the coding sequence GTGGACGGAACAGTGCGGGCATGGGTCGACGGATGGGTCGTCTCCCGAGGCGCGGCACCCCCGGTGGTCGAGCCCTGGGGCTTCACCATCGACATGGGCATGGCCCACCACGTCACCCGCCACGTCTTCTCGGCGACGAACGGCGAGGTGGACGAGGAGACGGTCCGCAAGGTCGCGGACTCCGTCACCGGCGCCGGCACCTGGCTCAAGGTCTTCGCGGACGCGGCCACGGTGGGCCCCTGGCTCGGCGAGGGCTGGTGGATCGACCCCGACCCCGGCTTCCTGATGACCGTACGACTGAGGCCCCGCGAGACCCCGGCGCCCCTGCCCGACGGCTACCGGCTGCGCACATGGTCGCGCGGTGGCGTGACCCGGGTGATGGTCGCGGCGCCGGACGGTTCCCTGGCGGCCCGCGGCCAGATCGCCCCGACCGGCGCGACGGCGGTCGCCGACCGGATAGAGACGTCCCCGGCTCACCGCCGCCGCGGCCTCGGCACCCTCGTCATGCGCACCCTCGCCCAAGCCGCCATCGCACAGGGCGCGGAAACAGGAGTACTGGCCGGCACACCGGACGGCCGGGCCCTGTACGCATCACTGGGCTGGACGGTGACGGCCCCGCTGACGAGCGTGAAGTTCACCGGCTCCCCCTGA
- a CDS encoding rhomboid-like protein, whose protein sequence is MDAAETVETAGPVLDGIPRQPGTTPGRAAAEAADAGACAEETEARAGRTSSPHRRLPFPRPWRLLPTPVGTPFAFFYATVLVMTSLVAEYADPALVHALHQGSSTDVAHLVRTPVPVLLTSALWVAGGVGSLYALAFLLVLTALERRIGGWRTAGVFLLGHVLATLATEVPVGFAVLAGHLPGSSLHRLDYGISFGVAASAGALAGLLPPWLRWPLLLGFGGMLVDDLIAFTDPMTNWGHLLSLAIGVATWPVVREWRRPSGGAGELHARQRGRHRPAQ, encoded by the coding sequence TTGGATGCCGCCGAGACTGTGGAGACCGCGGGGCCCGTCCTCGACGGCATCCCGCGGCAGCCGGGTACGACACCCGGGCGGGCGGCGGCGGAGGCCGCGGATGCCGGGGCGTGCGCGGAGGAGACCGAGGCGCGCGCCGGGCGTACATCCTCCCCGCACCGGCGCCTCCCGTTCCCGCGCCCCTGGCGACTGCTCCCCACCCCCGTCGGCACGCCCTTCGCCTTCTTCTACGCCACCGTCCTCGTGATGACCTCGCTCGTCGCCGAGTACGCCGACCCGGCCCTGGTGCACGCTCTGCATCAGGGCTCCAGTACGGATGTGGCGCATCTGGTCCGCACCCCGGTGCCGGTTCTGCTCACGAGCGCGCTGTGGGTCGCGGGCGGGGTCGGTTCCCTGTACGCCCTCGCCTTCCTGCTGGTACTGACCGCGCTGGAACGCCGGATCGGCGGGTGGCGCACGGCCGGTGTCTTCCTGCTGGGCCATGTCCTCGCCACTCTGGCGACGGAGGTCCCGGTGGGCTTCGCCGTCCTGGCCGGTCACCTCCCCGGCAGTTCCCTCCACCGCCTCGACTACGGCATCAGCTTCGGCGTGGCCGCGAGCGCCGGTGCGCTGGCGGGCCTGCTGCCACCCTGGCTGCGGTGGCCGCTCCTGCTGGGCTTCGGCGGGATGCTGGTGGACGACCTGATCGCGTTCACGGACCCGATGACCAACTGGGGGCATCTGCTGTCCCTGGCCATCGGGGTGGCGACGTGGCCGGTGGTGCGGGAGTGGCGCCGCCCGTCAGGGGGAGCCGGTGAACTTCACGCTCGTCAGCGGGGCCGTCACCGTCCAGCCCAGTGA
- a CDS encoding TetR/AcrR family transcriptional regulator translates to MVRNRRSEGSDSSAARKPEGSDSSAARQPEGSGVRGTYAVGDERRLCILDAAVEHFAQRGFHASSLARIAADVGITQGGLLHHFPSKEDLLVQVLQRMDASDRERFFSREFESAAQMFTALVRLAEYNSARLGRTRMFNVLAAEAGDPGHPAHAYFVERYADVVGTLSGVLRRGVDSGELRADTDVVAVAQELAAVMDGLQIQWVLDPKGFDMAGRFRAYVERVRREIGAEGS, encoded by the coding sequence ATGGTGCGGAACCGGAGGTCGGAGGGGTCCGACAGCTCCGCGGCGCGCAAGCCGGAGGGGTCCGACAGCTCCGCGGCGCGTCAGCCGGAGGGCTCCGGCGTGCGGGGCACGTACGCCGTCGGGGACGAGCGGCGGCTGTGCATTCTCGACGCCGCCGTCGAGCACTTCGCCCAGCGGGGCTTCCACGCCTCCTCGCTGGCCCGGATCGCCGCCGACGTCGGCATCACCCAAGGCGGGCTGCTGCATCACTTCCCCAGCAAGGAGGACCTTCTCGTCCAGGTCCTCCAACGCATGGACGCGAGCGACCGGGAGCGGTTCTTCTCGCGGGAGTTCGAGTCGGCGGCCCAGATGTTCACGGCTCTCGTGCGACTCGCCGAGTACAACAGCGCGCGGCTGGGCCGCACCCGGATGTTCAACGTCCTCGCCGCCGAGGCCGGCGACCCCGGGCATCCCGCCCACGCGTACTTCGTCGAGCGGTACGCCGACGTCGTGGGCACCCTGTCCGGAGTGCTGCGGCGTGGCGTGGACAGCGGTGAACTGCGGGCCGACACGGATGTCGTGGCCGTCGCGCAGGAGCTCGCCGCGGTGATGGACGGGCTGCAGATCCAGTGGGTGCTGGATCCGAAGGGGTTCGACATGGCGGGCCGGTTCCGGGCGTATGTGGAGCGGGTGAGGAGGGAGATCGGCGCCGAGGGCTCGTAG